In Frondihabitans sp. PAMC 28766, a genomic segment contains:
- a CDS encoding GntR family transcriptional regulator: MAAFIVEHDSPLTVWGQIHRDLRHRIDAGEFAPGTRIATEVELMAHYDVSRVTIRRAVSALIDDGYLRSRRGSGTYVTDRTIPLVCDLDLARPWREQLLADGHSARTRLLESAEDVPLPDDMARTFDGRVPADPLTFALSLHSVDGVSIGVTESWRTDEWISRSSTTAAPSVSGGIGTDAVVADCFAEVGFATSKQAELLDSYLDIPLIVVHARTRMATTGELAEFARTSWLGSRVRLAYTRKLTIAELDIPQFVRAAQTTREVSAFPDQSTR; this comes from the coding sequence ATGGCCGCATTCATCGTCGAGCACGACTCTCCCCTCACCGTCTGGGGGCAGATCCACCGTGACCTCCGGCACCGCATCGATGCGGGGGAGTTCGCGCCCGGCACGCGGATCGCCACCGAGGTCGAACTCATGGCTCACTACGACGTGAGTCGCGTCACGATCCGCCGCGCCGTCAGCGCTCTCATCGACGACGGCTACCTGCGCTCGAGGCGGGGCTCGGGCACCTACGTCACCGATCGGACCATCCCGCTCGTCTGCGATCTCGACCTCGCACGTCCCTGGCGCGAGCAACTGCTCGCCGACGGGCACTCGGCCCGCACTCGTCTGCTCGAGTCGGCCGAAGACGTGCCGCTGCCGGACGACATGGCTCGCACCTTCGACGGCCGTGTGCCCGCGGACCCCCTCACCTTCGCCCTCAGCCTCCACAGCGTCGACGGCGTCTCCATCGGAGTCACCGAATCGTGGCGCACGGACGAGTGGATTTCGCGCTCGTCGACCACCGCTGCCCCGAGTGTGTCCGGCGGCATCGGCACCGACGCGGTCGTGGCCGACTGCTTCGCCGAGGTCGGCTTCGCGACGAGCAAGCAGGCCGAGTTGCTCGACTCGTATCTCGACATCCCTCTGATCGTCGTCCACGCTCGCACCCGGATGGCGACGACGGGCGAGCTGGCCGAGTTCGCCCGCACGTCGTGGCTCGGCAGTCGGGTGCGCCTGGCGTACACGCGCAAGCTGACGATCGCTGAGCTCGACATCCCCCAGTTCGTGCGGGCGGCACAGACCACTCGCGAGGTGTCTGCTTTTCCAGACCAATCAACCCGCTAA
- a CDS encoding FAD-dependent oxidoreductase: MSPVDPSPGSPTIAIVGSGPSGCYTAQFLRKKWHGAEIVVFDRLSTPYGLVRYGVAPDHLGTKAVTKQFDRLFERDGVQFAGSVEVGRDITLEALREAFDIVVLATGLSADRPLGEGAGAAPSALATTALTGVYGAGTLTRLINGHPDETADAVALGSRVTIVGHGNVAIDLVRLLLTPRADLLALGVAPEVADVLGAGPVTSIEVVGRSAVEVAKFDVAMVRELAKSPDVRFEAEGLDLPVSEGIGDPARRSAVDELVAGSPADAGRTVRFRFGWTPDHVTGEGSVGGIVFTSADGQGRTLSLETDSVCTAIGFTEASTAAVRRAEHEGPGADIERGLLDDGLFVVGWLRRGPQGTIPANRADSKMVADTIVGEVDDERLPLGKPGWSAVEAALLDPSASVPTLI; this comes from the coding sequence ATGTCACCAGTCGATCCTTCACCAGGATCGCCGACGATCGCGATCGTCGGGAGCGGCCCGTCGGGCTGCTACACGGCCCAGTTCCTTCGCAAGAAGTGGCACGGGGCCGAGATCGTCGTCTTCGACCGGCTGTCGACGCCTTACGGTCTGGTCCGCTACGGGGTGGCCCCCGACCACCTCGGCACGAAGGCCGTCACCAAGCAGTTCGACCGGCTCTTCGAGCGTGACGGCGTGCAGTTCGCGGGCTCGGTGGAAGTGGGGCGCGACATCACGCTCGAAGCGCTGCGCGAGGCGTTCGACATCGTCGTGCTCGCCACCGGGCTGTCCGCAGACCGCCCCCTCGGCGAAGGCGCCGGCGCGGCCCCCTCGGCGCTGGCCACCACTGCTCTCACCGGGGTCTACGGCGCCGGCACGCTGACCCGGCTGATCAACGGCCACCCCGACGAGACTGCGGACGCCGTCGCCCTCGGCTCGCGCGTCACGATCGTTGGGCACGGCAACGTGGCCATCGACCTCGTGCGCCTGCTGCTGACCCCGCGAGCCGACCTCCTCGCCCTCGGCGTCGCGCCGGAAGTCGCCGACGTGCTCGGCGCCGGCCCCGTCACGTCGATCGAGGTCGTCGGGCGATCCGCGGTCGAGGTCGCGAAGTTCGACGTGGCGATGGTGCGCGAGCTGGCCAAGTCGCCCGACGTGCGGTTCGAGGCGGAGGGCCTCGACCTCCCTGTCTCGGAGGGCATCGGCGATCCTGCGCGTCGCTCGGCCGTCGATGAGCTCGTGGCCGGGTCGCCCGCCGACGCCGGCCGCACCGTGCGCTTCCGCTTCGGCTGGACGCCCGACCACGTCACCGGGGAGGGCTCGGTGGGCGGCATCGTCTTCACCAGCGCCGACGGCCAGGGCCGCACACTCTCGCTCGAGACCGACTCGGTCTGCACGGCGATCGGCTTCACCGAGGCGTCGACCGCTGCCGTGCGCCGCGCCGAGCACGAAGGCCCGGGCGCCGACATCGAGCGCGGTCTGCTCGACGACGGGCTCTTCGTCGTCGGCTGGCTGCGCCGCGGGCCCCAGGGCACCATCCCGGCCAACCGCGCCGACTCGAAGATGGTCGCCGACACCATCGTCGGCGAGGTCGACGACGAGCGCCTCCCCCTCGGCAAGCCGGGCTGGAGCGCCGTCGAGGCCGCTCTGCTCGATCCGTCCGCCTCCGTCCCCACCCTCATCTGA
- a CDS encoding flavodoxin domain-containing protein, producing the protein MTKTVILYGTESGNAEMVADDFVDALSSDHDVESIDMSDFDVADFDTDTFYLVVCSTHGDGELPSSARPFGAALDAEQPDLSGIRYSIFGMGDSSYETYSHGSEIIDEKLRALGATREGVYGRHDASDGSLPTDDALAWLEGVFEPA; encoded by the coding sequence GTGACAAAGACAGTCATCCTCTACGGCACCGAATCCGGCAACGCCGAGATGGTCGCCGACGACTTCGTCGACGCCCTCAGCAGCGATCACGACGTCGAGTCGATCGACATGAGCGACTTCGACGTCGCCGACTTCGACACCGACACGTTCTACCTCGTCGTCTGCTCGACCCACGGCGACGGCGAGCTGCCGAGCAGTGCGCGGCCCTTCGGCGCCGCTCTCGACGCCGAGCAGCCCGACCTCAGCGGCATCCGCTACTCGATCTTCGGCATGGGCGACTCGAGCTACGAGACGTACAGCCACGGCAGCGAGATCATCGACGAGAAACTGCGGGCCCTCGGCGCCACGCGCGAGGGCGTCTACGGCCGCCACGACGCCAGCGACGGCTCGCTGCCGACCGACGACGCGCTCGCCTGGCTCGAGGGTGTCTTCGAGCCCGCCTGA